In the Shewanella sp. OMA3-2 genome, one interval contains:
- a CDS encoding HPP family protein, translating into MKVVFSRMKGGAICPPRMPFSKVAWSWVGAFIGIYSISILNRISDIDILQSMFLVGSFGASAVLIYGAPQADFSQPRNLLGGHIISAFIGVSLQQYLSLDIALLGSLAVSLSIVAMHFTRTLHPPGGATALIAVMGGNDHGYYFVLSPIATGALILLIIALVINNLSRNPLRHYPRYWF; encoded by the coding sequence ATCAAAGTCGTTTTTTCAAGAATGAAAGGTGGGGCTATTTGCCCTCCGAGAATGCCATTTTCAAAAGTTGCCTGGTCTTGGGTTGGCGCATTTATCGGTATATATAGCATTTCTATTTTGAACCGAATTTCAGATATCGATATCCTGCAAAGCATGTTTTTAGTCGGGTCATTTGGCGCATCTGCAGTATTAATTTACGGCGCGCCTCAAGCAGACTTTTCCCAACCAAGAAATTTACTCGGTGGGCACATTATATCTGCTTTTATTGGCGTATCGTTACAACAATACTTATCACTAGATATCGCACTTTTGGGTTCGCTTGCGGTGTCATTGTCGATTGTCGCAATGCACTTCACCCGCACATTGCACCCACCAGGCGGTGCTACAGCTCTAATTGCGGTAATGGGCGGCAATGATCATGGATACTATTTCGTACTATCTCCTATTGCCACAGGCGCATTAATTTTACTCATTATCGCATTAGTGATTAATAACCTATCAAGAAACCCTTTACGCCACTATCCAAGATATTGGTTTTAA
- a CDS encoding BCCT family transporter yields the protein MSIKTSINPPVFFSSVILITMMVLLCAIAPTEASQFFKSVQHWLEVKTGWMYILGVAIFLVFIIFVMMSRFGDIKLGPEHSVPDYSYKSWIAMLFSAGMGIGLMFFGVAEPVMHYLAPPDATPESIKAAKDALKITFFHWGIHAWAIYAVVALSLAYFSYRHKLPLLPRSALYPLIGEKIYGPIGHAVDTFAVLGTMFGVATSLGFGVLQINSGLSYLIDGLPNNTTVQVVLIVIITAIATLSVFSGLDKGVKRLSELNLGLALLLMLSVLVLGPTVLLMQSFVQNTGGYLSEIVGKTFNLYAYEQKDDWIGGWTLLYWGWWISWSPFVGTFIARVSRGRTIREFLIGVLFVPSAITFLWMTVFGNTAIDAIANHGATYLSEAVSSDVSVALFKFFEHMPFSTILSTIAVCLVVTFFVTSSDSGSLVIDNLTSGGDNNAPVWQRIFWAALQGVVASVLLLAGGLQALQTAAIASAMPFLIVMLLMCVGLYKALKDDWLKINSVQSHNTSVQYVKANMTWQDRLDVLVSMPSRDDAQTFLDTIAQPALTEMRETLIKKGQLADIIFKDERVRLVIGPDDPLSFVYGLRVRAYTVTGTTEGNINSDQAYYRVEVFLEHGGQQYDVMGYTQEQITADIVTQYERYLHYVHLSHAELVD from the coding sequence ATGTCTATTAAGACAAGTATCAACCCGCCAGTATTTTTCTCTTCAGTTATTCTTATCACTATGATGGTTTTACTATGCGCCATCGCCCCGACTGAAGCCAGCCAGTTTTTTAAATCAGTACAACACTGGTTAGAAGTTAAAACAGGTTGGATGTATATACTCGGCGTTGCCATTTTTTTGGTTTTTATCATTTTTGTCATGATGAGCCGCTTTGGAGATATTAAGCTGGGACCAGAGCATTCTGTGCCTGATTATAGCTATAAAAGTTGGATCGCCATGCTGTTTTCAGCAGGTATGGGCATAGGACTGATGTTCTTTGGTGTTGCAGAGCCTGTAATGCATTACCTGGCGCCACCCGATGCTACACCCGAATCTATTAAAGCGGCCAAAGATGCGCTAAAAATTACCTTTTTCCATTGGGGAATTCATGCATGGGCAATTTATGCCGTGGTGGCGTTGTCACTAGCCTATTTCTCATATCGTCATAAACTGCCTTTATTACCTCGCTCCGCTTTATACCCGTTAATTGGCGAGAAAATTTATGGGCCAATCGGCCATGCCGTTGATACTTTTGCGGTACTGGGCACCATGTTTGGTGTGGCGACTTCATTAGGTTTTGGGGTGCTGCAGATAAACTCAGGTTTGAGCTATCTTATTGATGGCCTGCCTAATAACACTACAGTGCAGGTGGTGTTAATTGTGATCATTACAGCCATTGCGACGTTATCGGTGTTTTCTGGTCTCGATAAAGGGGTGAAACGTTTAAGTGAGTTGAACTTAGGGTTAGCATTATTATTGATGTTATCAGTATTAGTGTTGGGTCCAACGGTGTTATTGATGCAATCTTTTGTGCAAAATACCGGTGGATATTTAAGTGAGATTGTTGGTAAAACTTTCAATTTATATGCCTATGAGCAAAAAGATGACTGGATAGGCGGCTGGACGCTATTGTATTGGGGCTGGTGGATTTCATGGTCTCCTTTTGTGGGCACCTTTATTGCGCGCGTGAGTCGTGGACGAACTATTCGTGAGTTTTTAATCGGGGTGTTATTTGTACCATCAGCGATTACTTTCTTATGGATGACAGTATTCGGTAATACAGCAATCGATGCGATAGCAAATCATGGTGCGACGTATTTATCTGAAGCGGTATCGAGTGATGTATCCGTTGCACTATTTAAGTTCTTTGAGCACATGCCATTCTCGACTATTTTGTCAACAATAGCCGTCTGTTTGGTGGTGACATTCTTTGTGACATCATCTGATTCTGGCTCTCTGGTTATCGATAATTTAACTTCAGGTGGTGACAATAACGCACCTGTTTGGCAGCGTATATTTTGGGCGGCATTACAGGGTGTTGTAGCATCTGTGTTATTGCTGGCAGGTGGTTTACAAGCGTTACAAACCGCTGCTATAGCCAGTGCTATGCCGTTTTTAATCGTGATGCTATTAATGTGTGTCGGTCTGTATAAAGCGTTAAAAGATGATTGGCTTAAAATTAACAGCGTACAGTCACACAATACTAGTGTGCAATATGTTAAAGCTAATATGACCTGGCAAGACAGGTTAGATGTTTTAGTGTCTATGCCCAGTAGAGATGATGCGCAAACATTTCTGGATACCATAGCTCAACCTGCTTTAACTGAAATGAGAGAGACCTTAATAAAAAAAGGCCAATTGGCTGATATTATTTTTAAGGATGAACGAGTTAGGTTAGTGATAGGCCCTGACGATCCATTGTCATTTGTATATGGTCTTCGTGTTCGAGCTTACACAGTAACAGGCACAACAGAAGGAAATATTAACTCTGATCAAGCCTATTATCGTGTCGAAGTATTCCTTGAACATGGTGGCCAGCAATATGATGTTATGGGATACACTCAAGAGCAAATTACAGCGGATATAGTGACGCAATATGAACGTTATTTACATTATGTGCATTTATCCCATGCGGAACTTGTCGATTAA
- a CDS encoding YajD family HNH nuclease: MAGESKLDKVLAEARDYKAKRETGYREQALKLYPWVCGRCTREFTHKNLSELTVHHRDHNHDNNPSDGTNWELLCLYCHDNEHSRFEELIRYGSTTETKQDAATHNPFANLKSMMKK; the protein is encoded by the coding sequence ATGGCTGGTGAGAGTAAATTAGATAAAGTATTGGCTGAAGCAAGAGATTATAAAGCCAAGCGTGAAACAGGTTATCGTGAACAGGCGTTAAAACTTTACCCTTGGGTGTGTGGCCGCTGTACTCGCGAGTTTACTCATAAAAACTTGAGTGAGTTAACCGTGCATCATCGTGATCATAACCATGATAATAATCCATCGGACGGCACCAACTGGGAACTATTGTGTTTGTACTGCCATGATAATGAGCATTCACGTTTTGAAGAGTTGATTCGTTACGGTAGTACCACAGAAACTAAACAAGATGCAGCAACCCATAATCCGTTTGCGAATTTAAAATCGATGATGAAAAAGTAA
- the panP gene encoding pyridoxal-dependent aspartate 1-decarboxylase PanP, with translation MTSNITRQADASEQSLLRIFTVPEDAQSTLSIIEQKLSQDLAGFLGNSIAALEKPLADIETDFQAYEIPSMPRFVSDYTDEIMQNLVAHSVHTSAPSFIGHMTSALPYFVLPLSKMMVGLNQNLVKIETSKAFTPLERQVLGMMHHLIYDQDEPFYQQWMHSANHSLGAFCSGGTVANITALWIARNQVLKAQGSFKGVGREGMLKALRHYGYDDLAILVSERGHYSLGKAADLLSIGRDNIISIPTDDNNKVDVSAMRQAALKLKQSNIKVMAIVGVAGTTETGNVDPLTELAKLAAELDCHFHVDAAWGGASLLSNKYRHLLKGIELADSVTIDAHKQMYVPMGAGMVLFKNPELAHAIAHHAEYILRVGSKDLGSQTLEGSRPGMAMLVHACLQIIGQEGYEILINNSLEKARYFAQLIKQHAEFELVTEPELCLLTYRYVPQQVQSLLNQAVKNNNLKKIATINELLDGLTQFIQKHQREQGKSFVSRTRIRPAIYQRQATTVFRVVLANPLTSHEILSAVLKEQTEIAQLDSEFYPQLMAMI, from the coding sequence ATGACCTCGAATATAACCCGTCAAGCTGACGCATCAGAACAAAGTTTATTGCGCATTTTTACTGTGCCAGAAGATGCTCAATCGACCTTAAGTATTATCGAACAAAAGCTTTCCCAAGACCTCGCAGGTTTTCTGGGAAATAGCATTGCCGCATTAGAAAAACCATTAGCAGACATAGAAACGGACTTTCAGGCGTATGAAATTCCTAGCATGCCTCGTTTTGTATCGGATTACACTGATGAGATTATGCAAAATTTGGTGGCACACTCGGTGCACACATCAGCCCCCAGTTTTATTGGCCACATGACCTCAGCTTTACCCTATTTTGTATTGCCCTTGTCTAAAATGATGGTTGGGCTTAATCAAAATCTCGTTAAAATAGAAACATCTAAAGCCTTTACTCCGCTTGAACGCCAGGTTTTAGGTATGATGCATCATTTAATTTATGACCAAGACGAGCCGTTTTATCAACAATGGATGCACAGCGCCAATCATTCTTTAGGCGCATTTTGCTCTGGTGGTACTGTGGCAAATATTACTGCGCTGTGGATAGCACGTAATCAAGTGTTAAAAGCACAAGGCAGTTTCAAAGGTGTCGGCCGCGAAGGCATGCTTAAAGCTCTGCGTCATTATGGCTATGATGACTTGGCTATTCTAGTGTCTGAACGGGGTCATTATTCCTTAGGTAAAGCGGCTGACTTACTTAGTATTGGCCGAGACAATATTATTAGCATCCCTACAGATGACAATAACAAAGTCGATGTATCTGCCATGCGCCAAGCAGCGTTAAAGCTTAAACAAAGTAATATCAAAGTGATGGCGATTGTGGGCGTTGCAGGCACCACAGAGACCGGAAATGTTGACCCATTAACCGAGTTAGCCAAACTAGCCGCTGAACTGGACTGCCATTTTCACGTTGACGCAGCCTGGGGCGGTGCCAGTTTATTGTCAAATAAGTATCGCCATTTACTTAAAGGGATTGAACTGGCGGACTCTGTGACTATTGATGCCCACAAACAAATGTATGTACCTATGGGTGCGGGTATGGTGCTATTTAAAAATCCTGAACTGGCTCATGCAATTGCTCATCATGCGGAATATATTCTCCGTGTCGGTTCAAAAGACCTCGGCAGCCAAACCTTAGAAGGTTCTCGTCCTGGTATGGCGATGTTAGTCCACGCATGTTTGCAAATTATTGGCCAAGAAGGCTATGAAATATTAATCAATAACAGCTTAGAGAAAGCCCGTTACTTTGCACAGCTGATCAAGCAACACGCTGAGTTTGAATTAGTGACTGAGCCAGAGCTTTGCCTGTTAACTTACCGCTATGTTCCCCAACAAGTACAATCTTTACTAAACCAAGCGGTCAAAAATAATAATTTAAAGAAAATAGCCACCATCAATGAATTACTTGATGGACTAACCCAGTTTATTCAGAAACATCAACGTGAACAGGGTAAATCTTTTGTGTCACGCACCCGTATTCGACCCGCAATTTATCAACGCCAAGCCACAACTGTATTCCGAGTCGTATTAGCGAATCCTTTAACAAGCCATGAAATTCTATCTGCTGTACTTAAAGAGCAAACTGAAATAGCACAGTTAGACAGTGAGTTTTATCCGCAATTAATGGCAATGATATAA
- a CDS encoding substrate-binding periplasmic protein translates to MHRLLFILLILATLSVQSAYGKPIVKVAGYQFAPYLSQSNDGLYTGLSIDVVKALNGIQSEVQFEFVATSISNRYKAYKMKRFDMILFESPIWGWKNIEHEFVPLNIHDGELFIALKDKAVEQAYFDDFSTKVLSLVKGYHYAFAQWGVDPKQLNTQYNIQFVSSNKASIVSILKGRADIALVTWSYLQFYLAQYPEIKQQLLVSKKWDQKYDHGILLNPKAPISKQQLTKWISQLQEQKILPRLAANYGLHKNSL, encoded by the coding sequence ATGCATCGCCTGTTATTCATATTACTCATTTTGGCAACCCTGTCAGTGCAATCAGCCTACGGTAAACCTATCGTTAAGGTTGCTGGCTATCAATTTGCTCCTTACCTGAGTCAATCAAATGATGGGCTTTATACCGGATTATCAATTGATGTCGTAAAAGCATTAAACGGCATTCAATCAGAAGTACAATTTGAATTTGTTGCAACCAGTATTAGTAACCGCTATAAAGCGTATAAAATGAAACGTTTTGACATGATATTATTTGAAAGCCCTATTTGGGGCTGGAAAAATATTGAACATGAGTTTGTACCATTGAACATTCATGATGGTGAATTATTTATCGCACTAAAAGACAAAGCGGTCGAACAAGCCTACTTCGATGACTTTAGTACAAAGGTACTGAGTTTAGTAAAGGGCTATCATTATGCATTTGCCCAGTGGGGTGTCGATCCTAAGCAACTTAATACTCAGTACAACATCCAATTTGTCAGTTCCAACAAAGCTTCAATTGTGAGCATTCTTAAAGGTAGGGCCGATATTGCCCTGGTAACATGGTCTTATTTACAATTTTATTTAGCCCAATATCCTGAGATCAAACAACAGCTGTTAGTCTCTAAAAAATGGGATCAAAAATATGACCATGGTATTTTATTAAACCCCAAAGCTCCCATAAGTAAACAACAACTCACAAAGTGGATATCACAGTTACAGGAACAAAAAATATTACCTCGATTAGCGGCTAATTATGGTCTACACAAAAATAGTTTGTGA
- the uvrY gene encoding UvrY/SirA/GacA family response regulator transcription factor, which translates to MISVYLVDDHELVRTGIRRLLEDERGIKVVGEAHDGETAVQWSRQNEADVILMDMNMPGMGGLEATRKILRYQPDAKIIVLTVQTEDPFPKKVMQAGASGYLTKGSTSPEVIRAISQVSRGQRYLSPEIAQQMALSQFDSSDENPFTSLSERELQIMLMITNGEKVNEISEKLNLSPKTVNSYRYRLFAKLAINGDVELTRLAIRYKMLDTGSF; encoded by the coding sequence TTGATATCAGTATATTTAGTTGATGATCATGAATTAGTTCGTACAGGGATCCGTCGCCTGTTAGAAGATGAGCGTGGGATAAAAGTCGTTGGTGAAGCACATGACGGTGAAACCGCCGTACAATGGTCTCGCCAAAATGAAGCTGATGTGATTTTAATGGATATGAACATGCCTGGTATGGGCGGTTTAGAGGCGACGCGTAAAATACTGCGTTATCAGCCTGATGCTAAAATAATTGTATTAACGGTACAAACTGAAGATCCTTTCCCGAAAAAAGTCATGCAAGCAGGCGCATCAGGCTATTTAACCAAAGGGTCAACCTCCCCTGAAGTGATCCGCGCGATTAGCCAAGTGTCTCGTGGGCAGCGTTATCTGTCCCCTGAAATTGCCCAGCAAATGGCGTTAAGCCAGTTCGATAGTAGTGATGAAAATCCTTTTACTAGCCTTTCTGAGCGTGAGTTACAAATCATGTTGATGATAACCAACGGTGAAAAAGTGAATGAGATTTCTGAAAAGCTTAATTTAAGTCCTAAAACGGTTAACAGCTATCGTTATCGCTTATTCGCTAAGTTAGCGATTAATGGTGATGTTGAATTGACCCGCTTAGCCATTCGATACAAAATGCTCGACACGGGTTCATTCTAA
- the uvrC gene encoding excinuclease ABC subunit UvrC: MSHGFQSKPFLSTVTSSPGVYRMYDKLDKVIYVGKAKDLKKRLTSYFRANLPNVKTQALVANIDHIDVTVTHSETDALILENDYIKQYMPKYNVLLRDDKSYPYILLSGHKHPRLAYHRGAKREKGHYFGPYPNGGAVRESLNLMQKLFPIRQCDDLYYKSRSWPCLQYQLSRCSAPCVGIVSDDDYQEQVKLATLFLRGKDQQVISTLVDKMEHAAINMAYEQAAQYRDQISALRKVSEQQEVSNNKGDMDVIGVHYASGVVCFHLLFIREGKIFGSRSYYPSVPAETELDEVLSSFLGQFYLNEDVQRTVPKEVILSHDFEGMELIAASIEQALQKKFSIKTQVRGERANFLRLAITNASNAVATRLSHKNTIEQRFSLLEEALELSTPINRMECFDISHTMGESTVASCVVFNRDGPHKADYRRYNINGITGGDDYAAMEQAIGRRFDRIDETGKVPDILFIDGGLGQLRIAQNIVDEKCAHLAKPPLLVGVTKGEGRKAGLETFVLGGSEEIIQIASDSPAFHLVLHIRDESHRFAITGHRNKRQKTRNTSTLESIAGVGPKRRKALLQHLGGLQEVKSASVAELTKVPGISLEMAQTIHDTLRGG; this comes from the coding sequence ATGTCTCACGGGTTCCAATCTAAACCATTCCTTAGCACTGTGACATCATCACCAGGCGTTTATCGTATGTACGATAAACTTGATAAAGTGATTTATGTTGGCAAAGCCAAAGATCTTAAAAAGCGTTTAACCTCTTATTTTCGCGCTAATTTACCCAATGTAAAGACCCAGGCATTAGTGGCTAATATTGATCATATTGATGTCACTGTCACTCACAGTGAAACGGATGCGCTAATTCTAGAAAATGACTATATCAAGCAATACATGCCTAAATACAATGTATTGCTACGTGACGATAAGTCTTATCCTTATATTTTACTGAGTGGTCATAAACATCCGCGTTTGGCTTATCATCGCGGTGCAAAGCGTGAAAAAGGTCATTATTTTGGGCCCTATCCTAACGGTGGTGCTGTACGCGAAAGCCTTAATTTAATGCAGAAGTTATTCCCAATTCGTCAATGTGACGACTTGTACTACAAGTCTCGTTCCTGGCCGTGCTTACAGTATCAATTATCTCGTTGTAGTGCCCCCTGTGTAGGTATTGTGTCTGATGATGATTATCAAGAGCAGGTAAAACTAGCCACGCTATTTTTACGCGGTAAAGATCAACAGGTGATCAGCACCTTAGTTGATAAAATGGAACACGCTGCGATTAACATGGCCTATGAGCAAGCGGCTCAATATCGTGATCAAATTAGTGCCTTGCGTAAAGTGAGCGAACAACAGGAAGTTTCTAATAATAAAGGCGATATGGACGTGATTGGGGTGCATTATGCGTCCGGAGTTGTCTGCTTCCACTTGCTGTTTATTCGAGAAGGTAAGATTTTTGGTAGCCGCAGTTATTATCCCAGTGTGCCAGCCGAGACTGAGTTAGATGAAGTGTTATCATCATTTTTGGGGCAGTTTTATTTAAATGAAGATGTCCAGCGTACAGTACCCAAAGAAGTGATCCTCAGTCATGACTTTGAGGGAATGGAGTTAATCGCAGCCTCAATAGAGCAAGCGTTACAGAAAAAGTTTTCGATAAAAACCCAGGTCCGTGGTGAACGAGCCAACTTTTTACGCTTAGCCATAACCAATGCCAGTAATGCCGTCGCGACTAGGTTGTCGCACAAGAATACTATTGAACAACGATTTAGCCTACTTGAAGAAGCTCTAGAGCTGTCTACGCCAATAAACCGTATGGAATGCTTTGATATTAGCCACACCATGGGGGAGAGCACTGTGGCTTCGTGTGTGGTGTTTAATCGTGATGGGCCACACAAGGCTGATTATCGGCGCTACAATATCAACGGTATAACCGGCGGAGATGACTATGCCGCAATGGAACAAGCGATTGGCCGTCGTTTTGACCGAATTGATGAAACCGGTAAGGTTCCAGATATCTTATTTATTGATGGTGGGTTAGGGCAGCTGCGTATTGCACAAAACATCGTTGATGAAAAATGTGCTCACTTAGCCAAACCACCTTTACTGGTCGGAGTGACTAAAGGAGAAGGGCGCAAAGCTGGGCTGGAAACTTTTGTATTAGGCGGCTCAGAAGAAATTATTCAAATAGCCAGCGACTCACCGGCATTTCATCTTGTTTTGCATATTCGAGATGAGTCACATCGTTTTGCCATCACAGGTCACCGTAATAAGCGCCAGAAAACCCGTAACACTTCAACTTTAGAATCGATAGCGGGTGTCGGCCCCAAAAGACGCAAAGCGTTATTGCAACATTTGGGCGGATTACAGGAAGTAAAGAGTGCTAGCGTGGCAGAATTGACAAAAGTTCCCGGAATTAGCCTAGAAATGGCACAAACGATTCATGACACATTGCGAGGGGGCTAA
- the pgsA gene encoding CDP-diacylglycerol--glycerol-3-phosphate 3-phosphatidyltransferase has product MPFNLPIALTLFRLVLLPVFIFFFYLPYTWAPFAAAFIFWLAAVTDALDGYAARKLGQLTRFGAFLDPVADKVMVSTALVLLVQQNDNIYLTLAALFMIGREIVISALREWMAEIGKRGVVAVSWIGKYKTAAQMAAIVGLIWQPTPFLTDMAYALFYVAALLTFWSMISYISAAWNDLTAE; this is encoded by the coding sequence ATGCCGTTTAACTTACCTATCGCATTAACACTGTTTCGTTTAGTGTTACTGCCTGTTTTTATATTTTTCTTTTACTTGCCATATACTTGGGCACCTTTCGCTGCGGCATTTATTTTCTGGCTTGCGGCGGTGACAGATGCATTGGACGGCTATGCCGCCCGAAAATTAGGGCAATTAACCCGTTTCGGTGCTTTTTTAGATCCAGTTGCAGATAAGGTGATGGTGTCGACAGCATTAGTCTTGTTGGTTCAGCAAAATGATAATATTTATTTAACTCTAGCGGCATTGTTTATGATTGGCCGTGAGATAGTCATTTCAGCATTACGAGAGTGGATGGCTGAAATCGGTAAACGCGGTGTCGTTGCCGTGTCTTGGATTGGCAAATATAAAACTGCAGCTCAAATGGCCGCAATAGTCGGTTTGATTTGGCAACCTACGCCATTTTTGACGGATATGGCTTATGCGTTGTTCTATGTGGCAGCATTACTTACTTTCTGGTCGATGATAAGTTACATTTCAGCGGCTTGGAATGATTTAACCGCTGAATAG
- a CDS encoding SulP family inorganic anion transporter: MPGLNTLINYERKWFADDVKAALSVAAVALPVAIAYAQLTGVNAAVGLYSCVLPMMIYALFGTSRQLIVGPDAATCAVIAAVVTPLAAGDSVKHWQLVMTMTAMTGFWCLIASRFKLGVLADFLSKPILMGLLNGVAITIIVGQFSKIFGFTFDERYLLERLGGAPTYLSKTHIPTFLMAILTVAIYFGMKRLRPSWPSSMFAIAFGAILVWVFNLEQFDVKTIGTVAGGLPLFQAPEFNVGIIRELVMPALNLAVVSFVSMMLTARSFAAKNGYDIDADKEFRALGLANIASALSQGFAVSGADSRTAVNDANGGKTQLVSIIAAAIIAIIAIFLTAPLEFIPSAALGVVLVIASVHLLDLKAVWQLKRRDKQAFYLAFTTLFAVLFIGVIPGITLAVLLGLFQFIRTVMRPTDQVLGVDITGVIRSLDSSDKAKAVPGIFIYRFNSPLTYFNSGYFKRRLLEQYARQKGDVKCVIIDAVPCFTHLDLSVMAMLADLDTLFKKRGVRLELAGRKRQLRSWFEQTGMKSGDEGIYIRSDLYLALKVNQSKQAADAVIQDHTPDTGQDKPELDKLELDKVVLNHSQI, translated from the coding sequence ATGCCTGGTTTAAATACACTGATTAATTATGAGCGAAAGTGGTTTGCTGACGATGTTAAAGCAGCATTATCCGTTGCTGCGGTAGCGCTTCCTGTTGCAATTGCTTATGCCCAACTTACTGGTGTTAATGCTGCTGTTGGTTTGTATTCATGCGTTTTGCCTATGATGATATACGCCTTATTTGGCACATCTAGACAACTTATTGTTGGACCAGATGCAGCAACTTGTGCGGTTATTGCCGCAGTGGTAACGCCACTCGCGGCCGGTGACAGCGTTAAGCATTGGCAACTGGTGATGACCATGACTGCAATGACAGGTTTTTGGTGCTTAATTGCCAGCCGATTTAAGTTAGGGGTATTGGCTGACTTTTTGTCCAAGCCTATTTTAATGGGGCTATTAAATGGTGTCGCTATTACCATTATTGTGGGTCAGTTTTCAAAAATATTCGGTTTTACTTTCGACGAAAGATATTTACTTGAACGTTTAGGTGGCGCCCCCACTTATTTGTCCAAAACACATATCCCAACCTTTTTAATGGCAATTCTGACCGTGGCTATTTATTTCGGTATGAAACGGCTTAGACCAAGCTGGCCCTCCTCGATGTTTGCCATCGCTTTTGGGGCGATATTAGTTTGGGTGTTTAACCTTGAACAATTTGATGTCAAAACTATAGGCACAGTAGCTGGTGGGTTACCTTTATTTCAGGCCCCCGAATTTAACGTTGGGATTATTCGTGAACTTGTTATGCCCGCGCTTAACTTAGCGGTAGTCAGCTTTGTCAGTATGATGCTAACGGCCCGCAGTTTTGCTGCTAAAAATGGTTATGATATTGATGCGGATAAAGAGTTTAGAGCATTAGGACTGGCTAATATCGCCTCGGCATTATCACAGGGCTTTGCGGTAAGTGGCGCCGATTCCCGTACCGCTGTTAATGATGCCAATGGCGGTAAAACACAATTAGTGTCAATTATTGCAGCGGCTATTATTGCCATAATCGCTATTTTTCTGACTGCGCCGCTGGAGTTTATTCCCAGTGCCGCGTTAGGTGTGGTATTAGTGATAGCGTCAGTGCATCTGTTAGATTTAAAAGCGGTATGGCAATTAAAACGACGTGACAAACAAGCTTTCTACTTAGCGTTCACAACTTTGTTTGCGGTATTGTTTATTGGTGTTATCCCTGGGATCACATTGGCAGTATTGCTGGGGTTGTTCCAATTTATTCGTACTGTGATGCGCCCAACCGATCAAGTTTTAGGCGTTGATATTACAGGTGTGATTAGAAGTTTAGACAGCAGCGACAAAGCCAAAGCTGTACCTGGTATTTTTATCTACCGTTTTAATTCACCATTAACTTACTTCAATTCAGGTTATTTTAAACGTCGCTTGTTAGAGCAATACGCAAGACAAAAAGGCGATGTAAAATGTGTCATTATTGATGCTGTGCCTTGTTTTACCCACCTTGATTTAAGTGTAATGGCAATGCTTGCCGATCTAGATACGCTTTTCAAAAAGCGTGGTGTGCGACTTGAGCTTGCTGGACGAAAGCGTCAATTACGGTCATGGTTTGAACAAACGGGGATGAAATCAGGCGACGAAGGTATTTATATTCGTTCAGATTTGTATCTAGCGTTAAAAGTGAATCAAAGTAAACAAGCAGCAGATGCGGTAATTCAGGATCACACTCCCGATACAGGGCAAGATAAGCCAGAACTAGATAAGTTAGAGCTAGATAAAGTTGTGTTGAACCATAGTCAGATATAA
- a CDS encoding 2OG-Fe(II) oxygenase, whose amino-acid sequence MVSPISEAVLDVIADALVDKGYILLSDIIPDYVSLALLEKMQVKHDVDFKYAAIGRGIEQQVNAEIRSDKISWLDKQDHTDRAYLSIMEQLREGLNRRLFMGLFDYESHYAVYEPGAHYKKHVDALKGSQNRILTTVFFLNPHWQLDDGGELLIYDEFDVPLETVQPQMGTLAIFLSERFPHEVLPTLKTRNSIAGWFRVSHATHGF is encoded by the coding sequence ATGGTTTCGCCGATAAGTGAAGCAGTGCTGGATGTGATCGCAGATGCGTTAGTCGATAAAGGATACATCCTTTTATCTGATATCATTCCTGATTATGTAAGTTTAGCCCTGCTTGAAAAAATGCAGGTTAAGCATGATGTTGATTTTAAATATGCGGCAATTGGCCGTGGTATTGAACAACAAGTCAATGCTGAAATACGCTCAGATAAAATCAGTTGGCTTGATAAGCAAGATCATACAGACAGAGCATATCTGTCTATTATGGAACAACTCAGAGAGGGTCTTAATCGACGCTTATTTATGGGGTTGTTTGATTATGAAAGTCACTACGCCGTTTATGAACCTGGTGCACATTATAAGAAGCATGTCGATGCTTTAAAAGGCAGTCAAAATCGAATTCTGACAACGGTATTTTTCCTTAATCCACATTGGCAGCTAGATGATGGTGGCGAGTTGCTTATTTATGATGAATTTGATGTACCGCTTGAAACGGTTCAGCCTCAAATGGGCACGTTAGCGATATTTTTAAGTGAACGTTTTCCCCATGAAGTGTTACCGACATTAAAAACCCGCAATAGTATTGCTGGGTGGTTTAGGGTAAGTCATGCAACACATGGTTTTTAA